tgattgattgattgattgattgattgattgattgattggttggttggttggttgaccTGGTAGGTTGGTTGACCTGATTGATTGATGAAGGCATGGTTGATGGATGGATTATTTGATTGttgaatgatggatggatggatggatggatggatggatggatggatggatggacggatggatggacggatggatggattatttgatggatggatgataatGAAGGAGGGATTATttgataaatggatggattgattggttgatttgaTTCATTGATGGAgagattggttggttggtcggttggttgattggttgaccTGATTGATGAAGgcatggatgatggatggattatTTCATTGttgaatgatggatggattgatggatggatgataatGAAGGAGGGATTATttgataaatggatggattgattggttgatttgattcattgattggttgattgattggttgattgattgattgattgattgggtGGTTGGTTGGTGAAGgcatggatgatggatggattatTTGATTGTTGaatgattggatggatggatggatggatggatgatgtaGGGATtatttgatggatagatggattatttgatggatggatgataatGAAGGATCGATTATttgataaatggatggattgattggttgatttgaTTCATTGATGGAgggattggttgattggttgattgattatTTGATTCATTGATGGagggattgattgattgattgattgattgattgattgattgattgattgattgattgattgattgattgattgattgattgattgattgattgattgatttcaTTTCCAGTAGACATGCTTTATTATTCCAACCGTTCATTgattcattaatttattaataaatgtgtCTATCCATTCTATAATGTACAAAAGAAGCTGAAATCCTTTTTGTTGACATATTACATAATGTACAGaggttattgttttatttaacattgtTCTATAAACATCCTCATTTGATATCTATGAATACGTATAAAATACAAAAGCATATTCCGATGTTTTGCATCTATGAATACGTATAAAATACAAAAGCATATTCCGATGTTTTGCATGGCTTTAATAAATCAGAGTCTGGTTAGACAGGAAGTAATCACATGAGCTTCTTAAAGCTGTGAAATGGAGAACTGTGACTGCTCTTTCAGGAAGTCTGCTTCAGTTTGTTTCAGCAGTGAGTGAAAGGGGCAGTGAATGGAGTAGTTGAAGAGAGCACTGCTCTGTGCTATCTTAAGAGAAAGCACACGCCATTTGATCAGTGTGTCTTCTGATCCATTTTTCCTAgcaccttttttttaacagtttcTCTTCCTTTCAATTTTAGGCCATGAACTTGGTAAGTGAAATGTTTTGAGTCTGCTTTGCCTGCAGAGCTTCATGCGCACAGACACACGCAGACGCTCCGCTTTCACTGATTTGAGCTTCAGTTTGTGCAGCTCAGTGCTTTGGCTGCCAGTGTCGCCCGTCTCACAGTTTGGATGAATTTAGCAACCACTACTGCTGTTttccatttcatttttggctaaaatattagttttttaaaattattattattgctgcaAACTTGGAACAAGTACAGTAGTTTGAAAGTGTTCTTATGTGAGGTTTTATTGTACCAGTCATCTGTTGTATTAGTCTCTTCTATGTACATATGTGTACAAAACTCATGAACtcataaagatatttaaaagaaaattaataaaaatggtTTATGGTTTACACTGCAGTGTTTAAAAACACTTCATCTGGTTTATTTACCACTTTATATCCTGGTTGGGACAGATTTCTGTGTCCTTTATTCTGTCTAATTCTTTGTCTTCTTTCTCTCGACTGAATGTTGAAGCTGTTCAGGTGTTCTGTGTTATTATAGTGTGTAATAATGCATTTGTCTTGGTGGCTGGATTCAAATGCAAGCACAATATCATGCATCATATGTGCATTTAGAAGCATGATTTTTGCATGTTTGTCTAAACCATTTAGCATGTAGCTCTTGCACGTGTTTTTCTTTGCATTATTtcttaaagaagtctcttttgctcaccaaagctgcattattTAGTCAAATGCTgtttaatacagtaaaaacagtaatattgtgaaatatcattaaaaatttaaataactattttctattgtactatattttaaaatgtaatttattacagTGATATGTTGATTTCtatttagaaaaatataaatattaaacaataaataaatatactaatttgaaatataaatattttgtaatattttaaacgtctttactgtcacttctgatcatctgaatgcatccttgctgaataaaagtattaatttatttaaaaattaaaaataaataactaaaatcaAAAACTTtgaactaaaacattttgaactgTAGTGTACATATCCAAATCCAAGCGATATCCAAGGCATTATTTAAATTTAGTATTAcaatacacatttttattagtagcctagtagtagtagtatgtACAATGACATCTCTAATATATTAtagtaattatatttttttaaatatctaaatatatgACATATCTaatgtattataataattatataatatcatAGATTTAGATTccttatataatataatataatataatataatataatataatataatattatataatattatattatataatgtcATAGATTTAGATCcctaatatacactcacctaaaggattattaggaacaccatactaatactgtgtttgaccccctttcgccttcagaactgccttaattctatgtggcattgattcaacaaggtgctgaaagcattctttagaaatgttggcccatattgttaggatagcatcttgcagttgatggagatttgtgggatgcacatccagggcacgaagctcccgttccaccgcatcccaaagatgctttattgggttgagatctggtgactgtgggggccattttagtacagtgaactcattgtcatgttcaagaaaccaatttgaaatgattcaagctttgtgacatggtgcattatcctgcttgaAGAAGCCATCAgtggatgggtacatggtggtcataaagggatagacatggtcagaaacaatgctcaggtaggccgtggcatttaaacgatgcccagttggcactaagggtccgaaagtgtgccaagaaaacatccccacaccattacaccaccaccaccagcctgcacagtggggtaacaaggcatgatggatccatgttctcattctgtttacgccaaattctgactctaccatctgaatgtcagatgtcagaaatcgagactcatcagaccaggcaacatttttccagtcttcaactgtccaattttggtgcgcttgtgcaaattgtagcctctttttcctatttgtagaggagatgagtggtacccggtggggtcttctgctgttgtagcccatccgcctccaGGTTGTgggtgttgtggcttcacaaatgctttgctgcatacctcggttgtaacgagtggttattttagtcaaagttgctcttctatcagcttgaatcagtcggcccattctcctctgacctcgagcatcaacaaagcattttcacccacaggactgccgcatactggatgtttttcccgtttcacaccattctttgtaaaccctagaaatggttgtgtgtgaaaatcccagtaactgagcagattgtgaaatactcagaccggcccgtctggcaccaacaaccatgccacgctcaaaattgcttaaatcacctttctttcccattctgacattcagtttggatttcaggagattgtcttgaccaggaccacacccctaaatgcactgaagcaactgccatgtggttcgttgattagataattgcattaatcagaaattgaacaggtgttcctaataatcatttaggtgactgtaatagaatataatataatttaatagatGTCATATATTTGgacataatatatattatattatatatttaatataatatatattaggtATGTCATAGATTTAGATctctaaaataatataatatacaataatataataaaatagatGGCATAGATTTagacataatatataatataattaatataacctATATTAGATATGTCATAGATTTAGACCccttatataatataatttaatagatGTCATTGATTTAGAcatatgcaatataatataattaatatattagaTATGTCATAGATTTAGTTacctaaaatatataatatacaataatataatagATACGTCATAGCTGTAGATacctaaatatataatacaatataataataaatataatttgaataatttattactatttaaaaaattCCAATAGTAAAATGCATCTTAGAAGTGGTATTATGAAAGTTCCTTTTAGTTCTGGATAATTTCAGTTGAATGTTTTTCCCAGTGAACTGTGCTCCTAATTAAGCCCTTATTGCATCTTTCTCAGGATCAGGCTTCCAAAGACAAAGCCCTGCAGAACATGGCCGCTCTGTCCTCGGCTCAGATCGTTTCTGCCAGCGTGATGAAGAGTCAGATGCCTCCTCTCCCTCAGCACCCCTACCCTCCTCCAGCCAGGGTTAGTTCAGAGTCCAATGACCAGTCACCCTCAGTTCTCGAACTTAACCTTCAAACTTCCATTGttctctgttttttttgtgtagTTTTGGCCCGGCCCCATCCCAGGACAGCCTGGACCTTCTCAGGAGTGAGTATTTCTACGAGACTGACATCTGTGATTGAATCAGTGTGAGCGCCTACTGATCTTTCTCTGTGCTCTTCTAGCATCAAGCCCTTTGCACCGAATCCGTACTCCAGCCTTCAGCCTCCACTGCCTACGCCCATATCAAGTAAGAGCAGTGCTGGGATTATATCTGAACTCACATTGACCAGCCGGCCTAAACCAGCATGTTTTCTCAACAGATTATGATCATCTGCCCACCTCCCACCCCCCAACCACCACTGCCATGCCTGTGTGGCAGGACCGGACCATCGCCTCCGGTAAACTCCGCATGCTGGAGTATTCTGCCTTCATGGAGGTCCAGAGAGACCCTGACACTGTGAGTGAGCGTTTGGAAGAGAATATTAGAGACGCCGTTCACGCTGATGGCATTCTCCCCACAAGATGtgaagttagacatcaaccttagtattcctcaatcaattcattgaaacaatataataaaaaaggGTTCTCCCAgtcatatgctttattttattcttaacttctgtaattgttactctaatatcaggagagttttatatcatcacgACAGGTGGAGATCCTTTCgtgttagatatagatccgggtcgctaaagaccccaATATGTAATAATGTTGAGTAATTGTAATGATTGGcaaaacattcatgcatttaagcGTTGAAAGAAGTTTTAAAAAACACCTCAGACCTTGCGCTTCTTTTTCGTTCCACTGCCCTGCGCATTCTGTGTAAACCGGTCCTTACATGACAAAAACATACATAATGTGTTTCAGGAATGTCGATATTCCATGCATGTGTTTCAAAGCGCATTAATTGTTACTTCTTCACCTGTTAATCCACAGTACAGCAAGCACCTGTTCGTTCACATCGCCCAGACAAACCCCTCGTACACAGACCCTCTTCTGGAGGCTGTGGACATCCGTCAGATCTACGACAAGTTTCCAGAGAAGAAGGGAGGGCTGAAGGAACTGTACGAGAAAGGCCCTCAGAACGCCTTCTTTCTGGTCAAGTTCTGGGTgagtttttttctgttaatcTGTTATTACAATATTGAAAATACTAGAAACCCAGTGTATGTTATCTGTTTGTAAATTGATATGTCATACATCCATCTCTTTATATAGCTGAGATAATGAGATACCTGCCTTTTATGTCATCTGTTTCAGGCTGATCTGAACAGTAGTAATGTTCAGGATGGCGCAGGCTCGTTCTATGGGGTCAGCAGTCAGTACAGCAGTGCTGAAAACATGACCATCACTGTGTCCACTAAAGTCTGTTCTTTTGGGAAGCAGGTGGTAGAGAAAGTTGAAGTAAGTTTACCATTTATTCATAATAAGGCCACTTATTGTCATATGCTGTAGATGGTAGTGGTTTCATAGAAAAATCAGCATCTATTGACTTGTTGAACCCTAGACAGAATATGCCCGTGTGGAGGGCGGGAGGTACGTTTATCGGATCCATCGCTCACCCATGTGTGAATACATGATCAACTTCATCCATAAACTGAAGCACCTGCCAGAGAAATATATGATGAACAGTGTCCTGGAGAACTTCACTATACTGCAGGTAAGCAAATGAGAACACAGGGCAAAATTCagaatttaaaggtcccgttcttcgcgggttttcaaagctttgattatctttacagtgtgaatataacatgagttcatgtttcgcgtgtaaaaaaaacagtatttttcacacaatttacttatctgtacaccgctgtttcctctgtcctaaaaacggcctgatgatttccttgttctatgaagtccctccttcagaaacacgtaacgagttctgattgggccagcgcttcccgtgttgtgattggacagcagtttagagcactttgcccggaaaggtcccgcctcttaccataacggggagatgcaagcgctgaatgcgcgctcttctccatgtgagagagcaacgagactacaccccctattttgcgtgttcttgtgggcggagggttagtcaacaaacggttctagtgacgtcattcctgaaggaagtgcaggggtgtagtccaaacgggccgttcgctgtaggctttgaaagggaacttctgttaaataaaatatctcgcttggcattgaactttgagctttataattttacaggtattattaatgctccaacagcaacattacacactgactaaagtttgaaagatggaatcgcgaagaacgggacctttaaaggtacactatgtaacttttggcCCTCTagctgtttaaaaaataactacATGCATTTTGGAgaagaacattgttttggttgtaAAACAACCACTACTCGGCTTAAGAGATATAACCAGTTTAGATGGAAAGGATCTCAAGCTGACTATAGAAGACATTATTGTAGCTTTAcccattaaagggggggtgaaatgctgtttcatgcatactgatctttttacactgttaaagacttggaatcccatactaaacatagacaaagtttcaaaagttaaggtggacgtttgatgggagtatttctttgtcaaaaatactacttccggttagtcctaagtttcggcaagttttttgagatcatgcgtccccattgacgttagtgggggcggaatttccttgtatgggccttacggacaattctaccggaagcgcgtgagagagagcgagggagagagcgaaagcaacagcctacgcccatcaaagcggggcttgtaggatgctggacaggtgacaattacacatagcacataacaatgtcaccaaaaaagtgggtttttggttgccagaccaagacagtcctgcacagattcgccaaaaaccccgcgttaaggcaacagtggatgtaatttgcttttccggatcagcaactgagttgcgcgaatgtttatatctgttcgctgcatttcggtgccgactgtttcataaacaaggcccagctcgacgccgaattttcccaatcgcctaatgctgaaggatggagcagtcccaacgttagaagggtgagtgagactgcttttagtccgcttactgtctacacaaaccacgcgtaaacacacaaacacatgtgcacaactgcacttcccacatgtacaccttcaaagacaaaaatacgacgatataattcaagtataaatatgtaaataacacaagccgctaagcatataatatagttagtgtataacttgtaacttaccacatagagacgtcctgctctagtcgtttttgctgctgctcctgttcaactgcagcctctgggtctgattccggatcatagatgtatggctgtatctgattaaaagccatatttttattttgaataaagtttttttaccgctgttagggatgacgctcgactcaacacacagcgcgctgctgcacacgtcattatttagctccgctcacacgacacgcccccacccgctcggcttttttcggaaagactcggaacagcgcatctttcttatataattattaaaaaaataaaaacttttcggagatatgcaggatgcaatgctactctataggtactcaagattgacatgacactgactgaaactgagtgtttcaccccccctttaatagacACAGTAAATCCTTGAGGATAAATTAGAGTAAAGAGCTACAGCAACCATAATGAAATGAGCCTTCACAATAGATAATTCTTTAAAATGAAATCCATTAGAGAGCTGTTAAATAAAAGACCTTACCTGTTGAGTCATAATCTCTCAAGAGTCGACACCATCTCTGCAtcgcttttacatttaaaattctTCAGTTCTCACGATCTCCGAAAAGGCAAgccaatgttgattcttgttttattacgagCTCTGACACCCATGTGTTGCCAAACCGGTGTTCGGGTTTAAGATTAGTGGCTCCATTTCAACCATTCTCGATCGCTGTGACGACTAACCTATGCCACTCCCACAAGCGTCAAAGAATAAAGAAATGACCTTATTACATATTCAATTGAGGAATGTACAAGCCACACAACATAAACAATTCGATAatttattttgactgatgcCTGTTTATGTCATGATATACTGTATGGAgaatgctttttatttttttatttggcaCTGCTGTTCAAACGTTCCCTTTTGATGAAACTCGACACGGTGTCAGGTGCTATTGCTATGGGGACGAGTCTCGCAGAACCTGCTGTCTGAACCATGTGT
This region of Pseudorasbora parva isolate DD20220531a chromosome 6, ASM2467924v1, whole genome shotgun sequence genomic DNA includes:
- the tead3a gene encoding transcriptional enhancer factor TEF-5 isoform X4 produces the protein MDGDAEGVWSPDIEQSFQEALAIYPPCGRRKIILSDEGKMYGRNELIARYIKLRTGKTRTRKQVSSHIQVLARKKMREYQAGIKDQASKDKALQNMAALSSAQIVSASVMKSQMPPLPQHPYPPPARFWPGPIPGQPGPSQDIKPFAPNPYSSLQPPLPTPISNYDHLPTSHPPTTTAMPVWQDRTIASGKLRMLEYSAFMEVQRDPDTYSKHLFVHIAQTNPSYTDPLLEAVDIRQIYDKFPEKKGGLKELYEKGPQNAFFLVKFWADLNSSNVQDGAGSFYGVSSQYSSAENMTITVSTKVCSFGKQVVEKVETEYARVEGGRYVYRIHRSPMCEYMINFIHKLKHLPEKYMMNSVLENFTILQVVTNRDTQETLLCIAFVFEVSTSDHGAQYHVYRLVKD
- the tead3a gene encoding transcriptional enhancer factor TEF-5 isoform X2, whose product is MDGDAEGVWSPDIEQSFQEALAIYPPCGRRKIILSDEGKMYGRNELIARYIKLRTGKTRTRKQVSSHIQVLARKKMREYQAGIKAMNLDQASKDKALQNMAALSSAQIVSASVMKSQMPPLPQHPYPPPARFWPGPIPGQPGPSQDIKPFAPNPYSSLQPPLPTPISNYDHLPTSHPPTTTAMPVWQDRTIASGKLRMLEYSAFMEVQRDPDTYSKHLFVHIAQTNPSYTDPLLEAVDIRQIYDKFPEKKGGLKELYEKGPQNAFFLVKFWADLNSSNVQDGAGSFYGVSSQYSSAENMTITVSTKVCSFGKQVVEKVETEYARVEGGRYVYRIHRSPMCEYMINFIHKLKHLPEKYMMNSVLENFTILQVVTNRDTQETLLCIAFVFEVSTSDHGAQYHVYRLVKD
- the tead3a gene encoding transcriptional enhancer factor TEF-5 isoform X3, encoding MDGDAEGVWSPDIEQSFQEALAIYPPCGRRKIILSDEGKMYGRNELIARYIKLRTGKTRTRKQVSSHLQVLARRKSREIQSKLKAMNLDQASKDKALQNMAALSSAQIVSASVMKSQMPPLPQHPYPPPARFWPGPIPGQPGPSQDIKPFAPNPYSSLQPPLPTPISNYDHLPTSHPPTTTAMPVWQDRTIASGKLRMLEYSAFMEVQRDPDTYSKHLFVHIAQTNPSYTDPLLEAVDIRQIYDKFPEKKGGLKELYEKGPQNAFFLVKFWADLNSSNVQDGAGSFYGVSSQYSSAENMTITVSTKVCSFGKQVVEKVETEYARVEGGRYVYRIHRSPMCEYMINFIHKLKHLPEKYMMNSVLENFTILQVVTNRDTQETLLCIAFVFEVSTSDHGAQYHVYRLVKD
- the tead3a gene encoding transcriptional enhancer factor TEF-5 isoform X1 — its product is MDGDAEGVWSPDIEQSFQEALAIYPPCGRRKIILSDEGKMYGRNELIARYIKLRTGKTRTRKQVSSHIQVLARKKMREYQAGIKVSSHLQVLARRKSREIQSKLKAMNLDQASKDKALQNMAALSSAQIVSASVMKSQMPPLPQHPYPPPARFWPGPIPGQPGPSQDIKPFAPNPYSSLQPPLPTPISNYDHLPTSHPPTTTAMPVWQDRTIASGKLRMLEYSAFMEVQRDPDTYSKHLFVHIAQTNPSYTDPLLEAVDIRQIYDKFPEKKGGLKELYEKGPQNAFFLVKFWADLNSSNVQDGAGSFYGVSSQYSSAENMTITVSTKVCSFGKQVVEKVETEYARVEGGRYVYRIHRSPMCEYMINFIHKLKHLPEKYMMNSVLENFTILQVVTNRDTQETLLCIAFVFEVSTSDHGAQYHVYRLVKD
- the tead3a gene encoding transcriptional enhancer factor TEF-5 isoform X5, which encodes MDGDAEGVWSPDIEQSFQEALAIYPPCGRRKIILSDEGKMYGRNELIARYIKLRTGKTRTRKQVSSHLQVLARRKSREIQSKLKDQASKDKALQNMAALSSAQIVSASVMKSQMPPLPQHPYPPPARFWPGPIPGQPGPSQDIKPFAPNPYSSLQPPLPTPISNYDHLPTSHPPTTTAMPVWQDRTIASGKLRMLEYSAFMEVQRDPDTYSKHLFVHIAQTNPSYTDPLLEAVDIRQIYDKFPEKKGGLKELYEKGPQNAFFLVKFWADLNSSNVQDGAGSFYGVSSQYSSAENMTITVSTKVCSFGKQVVEKVETEYARVEGGRYVYRIHRSPMCEYMINFIHKLKHLPEKYMMNSVLENFTILQVVTNRDTQETLLCIAFVFEVSTSDHGAQYHVYRLVKD